The Carassius gibelio isolate Cgi1373 ecotype wild population from Czech Republic chromosome B22, carGib1.2-hapl.c, whole genome shotgun sequence genome window below encodes:
- the LOC127988035 gene encoding SLAM family member 5-like, with protein sequence MSAASFGELHFIDGIMNSTIYCSILKEKMLPSLRALGRRALFQHDNDPKHTSKATVAFLKKNRVKVIEWPSVFGAETNEIQSVSVMEGDSVTLHTSVTQTHEDDDILWKFGAEMSLIAKISIEKQISFQYDVPDGRFKDRLKLDNQTGSLTITNITTQHAGDYKLEINGPMWSSKTFSVSVYAHLATPKITRDCSSSSSSQQNCSLLCSVVNVGHVTLSWYKGNSLLSSISVSDLSISLSLPLEVEYQEKNSYSCVINNPITNQTTHLDITQLCQSLTNQTQHLDISTLCQPCSDKGILLFYTVLLSAAGPLLTVAVVGIFCICKKCRKIDREGKY encoded by the exons ATGAGTGCTGCTAGTTTTGGGGAGCTGCACTTCATTGATGGTATCATGAACTCAACAATCTACTGCTCTATACTGAAGGAGAAGATGCTGCCATCACTCCGTGCACTTGGTCGTCGTGCACTTTTCCAACACGACAACGATCCAAAACACACATCTAAAGCTACTGTTGCATTTCTGAAGAAGAACCGGGTGAAGGTGATTGAATGGCCAA GTGTCTTTGGTGCAGAAACAAATGAAATccagtcagtgtcagtgatggagggagattctgtcactttgCACACTTCTGTTACTCAAACTCATGAAGACGATGACATACTGTGGAAATTTGGAGCTGAAATGTCTCTCATAGCTAAAATCAGCATTGAGAAGCAAATCTCCTTCCAATATGATGTTCCTGATGGGAGATTCAAAGACCGACTGAAGCTGGataatcaaactggatctctgaccatcacaaacatcacaactcaacacgcTGGAGATTATAAACTAGAGATAAATGGACCTATGTGGTCATCAAAAACATTCAGCgtttctgtctatg CTCATCTTGCCACTCCTAAAATTACCAGAGactgttcttcatcatcatcttcacagcagaattgttcactgttgtgttcagtggtgaatgtgggtcatgtgactctctcctggtacaaaggaaacagtttattgtccagcatcagtgtgtctgatctcagcatcagtctctctctacctctggaggtggaatatcaggagaaaaacagctacagctgtgtgatcaacaatcccatcacaaaccagaccacacatctggacatcactcaactctgtcaaTCATTAACTAATcagactcaacatctggacatcagcaCACTCTGTCAGCCATGTTCAG aTAAGGGCATACTCTTGTTTTACACAGTGCTGCTCTCTGCTGCTGGACCTCTGTTAACTGTAGCTGTAGTTGGGATCTTCTGCATCTGCAAGAAATGTAGAAAAATTGACAGAGAAGGCAAGTAttga